In Centroberyx gerrardi isolate f3 chromosome 7, fCenGer3.hap1.cur.20231027, whole genome shotgun sequence, the sequence GGAATCTGACTTtcttctcagaattctgagattaacctcagaactcaaatatttttttcatgtggCCCTAAATCTCTTCTGTAGCCTTGTgctcaaaatttcatcacttcacCGTAGAGCTTTCATACCTCCAGATAgccgggagcgctgctgtccagcAGGTCGGCTATAAACACATAAGGCAAACACAATCCCCAACAGCTGAatccaaaaagcgattaaaacactTCCTTTCAACACCCACACAACAgtgggacctgcctacatcctTCCTAAATGCCGCTCAGTGCCACCCTTGCTTGAGTCTGTGCCCCACCTCGGCCACCCCAGTCAAAATGGCCTGGACACGCCACTGCATAAAATAGCTAGCTTGCCTAACATTTCAATAATGATATAAGGTTCTATACATGTCAGAGCACTGgaattgaatgaaatgaatgaaaactttCCTCCaatctcttttctctttgtcagGATGGACCAGGACTTTAGGCTAGTGTTCTTGTTCCAGGAAGTGTCAAGTTCTGGCTTCATCAGTGAGTTCAGCCAGCGACAACCCAGGATGCTTGAGTTCCTAACCAACCTGGAGGAAAGTGCTGTCCAACTCGACAGGATGAAGAAGGGGGCGAAGATCTCCAGTGTGACAGGCAGCTCGGTGGGGGTGATTGGCGGTGTGCTTACCATCGTTGGGCTGGCGTTAGCCCCTGTAACAGCTGGGGTGTCTTTAGCGCTGACCATGACTGGAGTTGGGATGGGAATAACCAGTGGAGTCAACAGCGCAGTCACTGCAGGCACAGAGATTGGAGTCAATCGTAAACACCAAAAGAAAGCCAATGAAGTCTTCCAAAGCTTTATGGAGGATGTGCAGAGTCTCCAGGATTGTCTAGAGGAGGTGTCCAGTCAAACAGTCACCAGAATGGAAGTGAGTAATGTGGATGTGGCCCTGGGAGTAGGCAAGGTGCTTACTAATGCTGGTGCTATTGGAAAAGGCATTGATTCCATTGTTGATGGCGTCTCCGCTGTGAAGATGTTGAAAAGTGAAGAGCTGATTACAAGTGCTAGCAAGGTGGCCATCCAGGAAGGTAAAGCATTACGTAATGTGCCCAAGGTGGCCTCAGACATCCCAGACATAGGACAGGCAGTAGCCAAAGGGCCTCTTGCCCTCTCCAAGTCAGCCAGAGCTGGTTTCATCACGCTCAATGCCCTTTTCATTGGCTTGGACATCTTCTTCATCTGCAAAGACAGCATCAGTCTGGCCAAAGGCAGCAAGAGTGATGTCTCACAGTTCATCAGAGCCAGAGCTGCACTTTGGCGCTCTGAGCTGGACTCATGGCAGAGGATCCATGACTCCCTGGGTGAAGGCGTGCTGACATCAGAGAAGAACCAAACTATTCTGGAGATGTCATTTTAtccagagagggagataaaaaacacagagaaatgaaatttCCATCTGATCCAGTggaggagaaagtgaaagaaaaatagTTTTGCATTATACAGTAGCACAGTCAGTGATTAGATTATTGTTATCTCTGTTATTATTTGTGGCAACAATCACATTGTGGCTTTTTGCTAACTCTAAAATCATATTTAGATCAATCTGATGTCAACACACGTGTGGCAATTAATTCACACTTATAGCTAGAAATCACTTATGATCATCCGTTGTATCATCAAAATGTCTCTTTGAGGAATTCTTAATTAACTGTGATTTTCATACCATACCATAACCATTTTACTCAATTCACTCTAATGATCAGATGtccattgtatttttttcctcttcttattTTATACTCCTTTTGCCATTATGAAGCTTGTTTCACTATATATGCCTTATATTTGTCATTCAATGATACATACTTTGAGGATTGTACTCAGAAGTGATGAGTTGAAAAATATGAGTAGTACCATCTCTGAAACAGGCGAGCAACACAAAGTTGTAGCCTACACACTTTTGTAAATTTTAGTACatattttattcaaatgagGTATAATGTAGTGTCATAAAATTATGTGAGATCTATTTTATCAGTGCAATTACAtaacttttttaaatttatttttttaataccttgctccctcctcctgctcccaaGCCTCTTACTTGCATCCGCTCTCGGTAAGATACACAATTGCCGGGCGGGTCTGGGGgtcctcccccagaaaaaaaaaaatagtaatttaaaacaaatttcctgcatttctactcCACCTAACCttttggattaagtcaagaaacagcaaccctgttaaccaaaaatgtaaaattatgttatattactagatttcagcattgaggtacttacattcatgattttgcataggcatactaacctaaaaacctattattgggaatcgcgagaaagtttcagagcgacagacacagagcatccccgtaaccatagtaactcactctcactcctgcctgcctgcctgccaatCCCAGGGTCCTATTTCAGACCATTAATTCAGTGATCAGCCCCCCTCCTTCTCAACCGATTGAGGCCACTCCATAAAAATGTGAAGAGTTTCTTCTCCattttattaataaaatagAGGAAATCCGGCTCCAGATTTCCCCTATTACTAGAGACCTCTGTATCTGTTTTGAACCCCTTGCCTTGTTGACCCATTTTAATCAAATCTCTCTGCTGAACTTAGAGGAAACCATTGTGCGCATGAAATCCTCGTCCTGCTCACTTGACATTATCCCTGCCAGGTTCTTGAAAGAAGTTTTCCAGACTGTCGGCCCTAATATTCTTTCGATTGTCAACAGCTCACTATCCACCGGCTCTTTCCCCTCCCGCCTGAAACATGCAATAGTTCAACCCTTACTAAAGAAATCATCCTTGGACCctcttgttttaaaatgttttagacCAATTTCTAAGTTACCCTTTCTATCAAAAATTATTGAAAAGATTGTTTCCTCACAATTGATTAGTTTTATGAAtagaaatgacatttttgagGAATTTCAATCAGGCTTCCGGGCCctgcacagcacagaaacagctcTTGTAAAGGTCACTAATGACCTACAGTATTGCTTGCTGCTGATTCAGGTGCCTGTTCAGTTTTAATCCTCCTTGATTTGAGCTCAGCTTTTGATACGGTTGACCATAACATCTTACTCAACCGTTTTGAAAAATGGGTTGGCATTAGGGACTTGGATTGGCTTCGCTCATACCTTTCTGACAGAACTTTCTCGGTTGTAGTTGGAGAGGCCTCTTCCTCTGTTGCCCCTTTCACTTGTGGTGTTCCTCAAGGGTCAATTTTAGGTCCTCTATTGTTTTCTATGTACATGCTCCCTCTTGGTAAAATTATTGGTCATCATAATATCCAGTTCCAttgctatgcagatgatacCCAGCTCTATGTACCACTTAAACCCGGTGAAGCAGGTAACTTACCCCAAATTATGGCTTGTCTCAATGACATTAAATGCTGGATGACACAGAATTTCCTCCAGCTACATGATGCTAAATCTGAGAT encodes:
- the LOC139918285 gene encoding uncharacterized protein LOC139918285 yields the protein MMMDIKDRDERIDLSFDHVTKSENTAEALLQYTKSKLSLTADSRREELEKELAVVLKNTLGGLEKLDYFLDAVERLAVTSLHVFMEKNQVLQLPRRISHDSVQAVITAARLVCPLLLEFKRDASVFFLPSLHNVQVLAFQLDKYIRITQEICERIEKSSISDFWQKMTNETVVHLAVDLSEDDIQSMLCHMNQLVEIRMDQDFRLVFLFQEVSSSGFISEFSQRQPRMLEFLTNLEESAVQLDRMKKGAKISSVTGSSVGVIGGVLTIVGLALAPVTAGVSLALTMTGVGMGITSGVNSAVTAGTEIGVNRKHQKKANEVFQSFMEDVQSLQDCLEEVSSQTVTRMEVSNVDVALGVGKVLTNAGAIGKGIDSIVDGVSAVKMLKSEELITSASKVAIQEGKALRNVPKVASDIPDIGQAVAKGPLALSKSARAGFITLNALFIGLDIFFICKDSISLAKGSKSDVSQFIRARAALWRSELDSWQRIHDSLGEGVLTSEKNQTILEMSFYPEREIKNTEK